The Mucilaginibacter mallensis genome has a segment encoding these proteins:
- a CDS encoding HD domain-containing protein, translating to MAVNKLKSVAGIVIPDSTIATQATELLLEHGTEFIYNHSLRVFLFSSLNGQRNALKYDPELLYVSSVFHDLGLTPHYSSPDKRFEVDGADAARDFLKSHGLPKESLQLVWDTIALHTTIGIAEHKENEVALMYSGVGLDVMGEGYENLSEQNREEIISAFPRNDFKKKIIPTFFSGFEHKTETTFGNIKADVCAYMIPNFHRKNFCDCILHSPWSE from the coding sequence ATGGCTGTTAATAAATTAAAATCAGTTGCCGGGATAGTTATACCGGATAGCACCATCGCCACACAAGCTACCGAACTTTTGCTTGAGCATGGCACCGAATTCATTTACAACCACTCGCTAAGAGTTTTCCTTTTTTCATCGTTGAATGGTCAAAGAAATGCTTTAAAGTATGATCCCGAATTGCTGTATGTAAGCTCCGTATTTCATGACCTGGGCTTAACCCCGCATTATAGCAGCCCTGATAAAAGATTTGAAGTTGATGGTGCAGATGCCGCGCGTGATTTTTTAAAGAGCCATGGCTTGCCTAAGGAATCGTTACAACTGGTTTGGGATACGATTGCTTTACACACCACTATAGGCATTGCCGAGCATAAGGAAAATGAAGTTGCATTGATGTATTCGGGTGTTGGTTTGGATGTTATGGGAGAGGGCTATGAAAACCTGAGCGAGCAAAACAGGGAAGAAATTATAAGTGCATTTCCGCGTAATGATTTTAAGAAGAAGATCATCCCTACTTTCTTTAGTGGGTTTGAGCATAAAACAGAGACAACATTTGGAAACATTAAGGCCGATGTTTGCGCTTACATGATCCCGAACTTTCACCGTAAGAATTTTTGCGATTGCATTTTACATTCGCCTTGGAGTGAATAA
- a CDS encoding AraC family transcriptional regulator — protein sequence MKRTEKPYTHILADKDIKDSFSINYWDARSFEAEPHYRSTYNRVFLIKAGEGGLQIDGTTYLISANDLFLISKGQVYNFNKGAVISGYEISFGDCFWEKAPASANNCKAVLFNNTTTDQQVAVSNADLTDLTVNFNHLHAEYVKDDYINKPDVLAAYLKIIMIKIANLNALLTKGSDSYENKLYREFLYLVNNKYQSTHEVADFARELGITTRKLTDLCNRCSGKGAKDIINGQLIAEAKRSLQFSAKTIKEVAYQLNFSTPDQFSHFFKKNTQLSPHQYRGNFAQIGM from the coding sequence ATGAAAAGGACAGAAAAGCCATATACCCATATACTTGCCGATAAGGATATAAAAGATTCCTTTTCGATAAATTATTGGGATGCAAGGTCATTTGAAGCAGAGCCGCATTACCGAAGTACCTATAACCGCGTGTTTTTAATTAAGGCAGGTGAGGGCGGGTTGCAAATAGACGGAACTACCTATCTAATTTCTGCCAACGACTTATTTTTAATATCCAAGGGCCAGGTTTATAACTTTAACAAAGGTGCCGTTATCAGCGGTTATGAAATAAGCTTTGGTGATTGTTTTTGGGAAAAAGCTCCTGCAAGTGCGAATAACTGTAAAGCTGTGTTATTTAATAACACCACTACTGATCAGCAGGTAGCTGTTAGTAATGCTGATCTTACGGATCTGACCGTTAACTTTAACCATCTGCATGCTGAATACGTTAAAGATGATTATATAAACAAGCCCGATGTGTTGGCAGCCTACCTAAAGATCATCATGATAAAAATAGCCAATTTAAACGCGCTGTTAACAAAAGGTAGCGATAGTTATGAAAATAAGCTTTACCGCGAGTTCCTGTACCTGGTAAATAATAAATACCAAAGCACGCATGAGGTTGCCGATTTTGCCAGGGAACTGGGTATCACCACAAGAAAACTAACCGACCTGTGCAACCGCTGCAGCGGCAAAGGCGCAAAGGATATTATAAACGGGCAGCTTATTGCCGAGGCCAAGCGATCTTTGCAGTTCTCTGCCAAAACAATTAAGGAGGTAGCGTATCAGCTTAATTTTTCTACGCCCGATCAGTTCAGTCATTTTTTTAAAAAGAATACACAGCTTTCACCTCATCAATACCGCGGCAATTTTGCACAAATTGGCATGTGA